One window of Plasmodium falciparum 3D7 genome assembly, chromosome: 7 genomic DNA carries:
- a CDS encoding protein SCO1, putative — MNKVLLNSLNKICNKKKNGYNNFNVLLNIRNIVYDTSRNYKKRENIFYKSFIRNDYSSMSKKVEDENDNKKKSKKKNIFLTWKCLGINLSLTIPALYLYLYLLQNEKNKKKGFGKTTMESIGKPLIGGDFTLINHHGNIVTNKSFKNKFCLIYFGFTYCPDICPQELEKQTIVIEKIHKKYGDIITPIFISVDPQRDTVAQINYYCKSFSPKLIGLTGTKELIKHVAKLFRVYYNENVTDVNYSKENESISKNNNYNYNYLIDHSIIHYLLDTNGNFLDFFGKNATTSEMVDKISEYIDDHMNKHKDYPKNTISIQA, encoded by the coding sequence ATGAATAAGGTGCTTTTAAATAGCTTAAacaaaatatgtaataaaaaaaaaaatggatataacaattttaatgtattattgaatataagaaatattgtTTATGATACTAgtagaaattataaaaaaagggaaaatatattttataaaagttTTATAAGAAATGATTATAGTAGTATGAGTAAAAAAGTTGAggatgaaaatgataataaaaaaaagtcgaaaaagaaaaatatatttttaacatgGAAATGTTTAGGTATTAATTTATCATTAACGATACCagcattatatttatatttatatttattacaaaatgagaaaaataaaaaaaaaggttttGGAAAAACTACAATGGAAAGTATAGGAAAACCATTAATAGGTGGTGATTTTACTTTAATAAATCATCATGGTAATATTGTTACAAataaatcttttaaaaataaattctgtttaatttattttggtTTTACATATTGTCCTGATATATGTCCACAAGAATTAGAAAAGCAAACTATAGTAATAGAAAagatacataaaaaatatggagaTATAATAACacctatatttatatctgtGGATCCACAAAGAGATACGGTTGCacaaattaattattattgtaaatCGTTTAGTCCGAAATTAATTGGATTGACTGGTAcaaaagaattaataaaacACGTTGCTAAATTATTTCGCgtttattataatgaaaatgttaCAGATGTAAATTATTCAAAAGAAAACGAATCTATatctaaaaataataattataattataattatctaaTTGATCATTCCATAATCCATTACTTATTAGATACGAATGGTAATTTTCTTGATTTTTTTGGAAAAAATGCAACGACTAGCGAAATGGTCGATAAAATATCTGAGTATATAGATGACCACATGAATAAACATAAGGACTATCCCAAAAATACAATTAGCATACaagcataa